In the genome of Synchiropus splendidus isolate RoL2022-P1 chromosome 2, RoL_Sspl_1.0, whole genome shotgun sequence, the window CTCGATGGAGTCCTCCTGTGAGTTGTCCGCCTCTCTGTCCAGCGTCTCCTCGTTGCTCACTCGCTGCAGGACCTTTAAGGTGTTGGTAATCGGAGACTCGGCCGTGGGGAAGACGTGCCTGACACACCGACTCTGTGGCGGGGAGTTCCCCTGCAGGGTCGAGGCCACCATCGGCGTGGACTTCCGAGAGAGGCTTCTGGAGATCGATGGAGGGAAAATCAAGGTAGACCCAACTTTCCTGTCAGTGACTTGAAAGAGTCAACTTAAGATAATCTAGTCGCCTATATTTAATTGGTCGCCTCAGTCGAGTTCGCTTCGTGTAAATCAAGTctggaagttgagctctctctggACATGGAAGTTATGTAGGGCGCGTTTGTCCAGGAGTTCGTGCTTTACCTTGGTTCGACAGTTCGACACCGGTTGAGTACTGGAACTGTGAAGTTGTCTGCTGAGCTCACATGAAAGGTATAAGACATACGTGACCTGTGTAAGAACTTCACGTGTCCATTGGAGGGAGTGAAGTGGAGGGACCCAGCTAGTGTCCTTATCAGAACCCGTTTGAACTTACTCCAAAAACCGTGGAAGAGAAAGGCCCAAGTGCCCAGGGTAGTCTGATGGGGACTGAGCATTCTTTCTGTGTCCCCTCTTATTGCCCCGCCGGCTGATGTGCTGTGTTCTTTCTGACCATATTTCCCTTGTGAATAAACGTCGACTGTATTTGGCACCAGTGTTACAGCCTGATGACCTTTGTTTCATTATTGCTGACCATTTGTTCAGAGAGCtctacatacatatatacataacTACAAATAAGTCGCTTATGTATTCATTAAAAACAGGGTTGTTTAGCTGTGAGGGGGCTGTCACACCTCTGattctgtctcaagacaaagtccATTTGGCTCaaaacatgtcagactttgGCCGCCGACTTGAGCCTTCGTGGAGAGTTGTACAGGGCCAGGATGCTCTCAGCAGAGAGGTGTGCACTAGAAGCCGGAAACGACGTAAGCAGCGTGGCTccacattcaaaaacaacttgagGTTTTCACCCGATACCGCAGGAGTTTGATGACAGAGAACGGGAGCCATTGAACAGCAGAGCAGTCCTGGCCTTGCTGTGTGTGCAAGTGAATTTCGGTTAACCTTTTCGGTGAGGTCAAGCCTGgccagaggcagaggaggatgcGCTCCTCAGAAAGAGAACTGAACACATGACTCCAAATCTCAGCAGGGAATAAGTAGCGTGAGGGTGAAGAAGAAAACGGCAAGCAGTCCTTCATCTGTCGTGTGTCTGTTTTCTGAAGATTGTGTTCATATGTGcaagttattttgaatttctgaaaCACTTTTCCATCACATTACCAATAAAATTGGTGTCCTCATCAATATTTTAATCGAGGAccttcatgtcatgttttcctcattcattACTCACACTGCCTTGTATAAGTTTGATCAGACACCACAGGGTGACGTGAGGGACAGCTCTGCCAAGGCGTACCGCCAACAGTGGCAACCTTCGATGCTAACCTTTGACAGTATGCCATCCAATCTTTTCCTTGTATCTCTGACCTCACTGTCATTAAGGGAAAGATCACTGGGATCTCGTTTAATATATGTGAACCCGATAAGTAATTCAGTGAGACAAAAGTGTCCCCACCAAAAGGGAGGCAGGCTTCACTTGGACAGATGTGTGTCCATGTTCTCAGTGGAGGAGGTCATTGTAGAGAgacattcagaatcagaatgactTGTCATTGTCTAATTCtgatgctgtctgtctgtctgactcagCCTGACACGGGAgatcacacatttgtttttccctcTGACTGAGGGCTGCGTGTTGACTCAATCTTGCATTGAAAGAGGAAACCACTTTGCTGAGCTAAGGTGTTCTGTGAGTCTCCATCTAGTCTGTATGAGCTCTGTGCTTTTATAGAGTGCCCTTTAGGTGACCATCACTGCAGATCTGGTCCAGCATCCCGCTGTGGCTTCGAGAAAAATGATCATGAGCCATTCACTTCATCCGTCCACTTTCCAGTGCTGAGCTGAGGCTGTATCATGGGGTCAGGAGCTCGCTCGCACAGAGCCCCTCGGTGCTCCTCAGTCTCGTCTCGGGGATGCGAGCGGGGGTCTGCCCAGGGACCTCCTCCCTGGTGCTACTGCCTGGAATAACTACCTCATCAGATGAGTCGAAGGAAGCCAACATCATCTGCAAGAAAATGGAAAACGCGGTTCCCAATATCCTCCCTGGGAAATGTGTACATGCATAATTAGGGGAGCAGGGGTACAGTGACAAAGATCAACTCTCACAGGTAGTTCATCCGAGTGCCAATATGGACTAGGCCCTCGCAGTTGTCTCACTCACAGGTGGTAATAGTGAAGAGGCACTCGATGTCCCGGTGATGTTGCACGAGACCATCAGCCCTGTTAGCCCTGCAACAGAGCCATGATACCCCAAGCGGACCCCATCCACCACAGGGATACAAGTCACTCCTGGTGGTTTAGAGTGGGTCCAGCAATGTTCTTGCTCTGGATCCCTTTCCTGAGCCATCGAATGCTGCGCTGACTGAAGGCGTCTCTCATCCTCTTTGCATCATGACTCCTGTCCGCTGACTCGGAGTCCCACAAGTCCCTAGTGCTTTGTAATCCTTCTACTTCAGCTGGATCATCACCTCAGGGTTCTGCCACTGAGTTCGaacactgctgttgtgacaggCACTAACCCAGGCTGGCCTGTCACCAGCGGACGCCCATTCCAGCTCTATGTCCTCAGACTGAAAGCCAGATCCCACTTTGAGGTGCTATTGCCAAATGCTCACAGGATGTTAGCACGTTTCAAACATGAGTATCTGTCAAGTTACCATGTGTCACAGTTGTGTTTGATGAAAGTCATTTTCCTTAAATTCTCCCTCTTCCCTCCCTCTTAGCTGCAGCTGTGGGACACAGCCGGACAGGAGCGATTCCGTAAATCCATGGTGCAGCACTACTACAGGAATGTCCACGCTGTTCTGTTTGTCTATGATGTCACTTGTCTGGCCAGCTTTAACAGCCTTGCAGCCTGGATAGAAGAATGCAGGCAGAATTCACTAGGTCAGGAGATTCCCAGGTGAGGACACAC includes:
- the LOC128754371 gene encoding ras-related protein Rab-33B-like; protein product: MESSCELSASLSSVSSLLTRCRTFKVLVIGDSAVGKTCLTHRLCGGEFPCRVEATIGVDFRERLLEIDGGKIKLQLWDTAGQERFRKSMVQHYYRNVHAVLFVYDVTCLASFNSLAAWIEECRQNSLGQEIPRFLVGNKSDLRNHSNPMGQVSQERAMSFAKVHNMMFFETSAKQAVGQFPHVHREAYHQHSVEDVVMAVGAKLKGQKTVSAMQSPQHNSSFKIMDKKSVENTWSCC